A genomic window from Centroberyx gerrardi isolate f3 chromosome 14, fCenGer3.hap1.cur.20231027, whole genome shotgun sequence includes:
- the LOC139928292 gene encoding dystroglycan 1-like gives MWPLQLFVDICWGAQRPITMHYKWRDMSCGDAGRSRLLPGRTIPLVMGLLVALAQGTVPAGQQETLVKMMSVELEASMQSSMLSELQAAASAVSEGPPVAIPDSSAASGGVHTGIPDSTAIVGQVFQLRVPPGPANGSCNVHLTEMGKETLPSWLHWDREGCVLRGLALEQDKGVHHILASGEDIKGKNGSQVSPSTVFSIEVYPEERADTEPALLALQSDIGGLQPFTCGTEEPVTVLTIILDADLTKMVAEQRVNLLGIMRKFSHVPLEHMRVVPVVNNRLFDMSAFMAGPGNAKKVVENGALLSWKLGCALDQSNIPDISSVQSPAKDGTMSARLGYPVVGWHIVNKKPHGVKRVRRQLYNTPTPVPSLLPPTTHPEPPVRVVPTPTSPSIAPATDNSAPPVRGPLPLPVKPTIRVRDQIAHTPVLGPPQPTRVLGTTSTIPIQPTMTRPTFVEATALPTPPSTTKRPKTSATKKPKKPKTSTPAPREPKTTTAKPPRRTTTLSMAPDLNQNPEIRNPIDEVNAWVGTYFEVKIPPDTFFDREDGTTDKLRLTLKRTPKEAVSETSWIQFNSTIQLLYGLPEEQHEGKHEYFMLATDKGGRSIMDAFEVRVNRWSTNDKPSVVFAARFHGDPKTLTNDVQKKIVLAKKLAYALGDRNSSTVTLRSITKGSIVVEWTNNSLQQSPCPKDQITVLSNRISDPQGTPKLAFTKAMEPEFKPINISIRGTNKCQSYTFVPPGEVPMPVLPTATPSPGTGRRSSDDVYLHTVIPAVVVAALLLIAGVIAMVCYRKKRKGKMTIEEQATFIKKGVPIIFADELDDSKSPPSSSIPLILQEEKPPLPPPEYPNMAGPHSTLLNQDLLEEYSIYQDEDPNAPPYQPPPPFTVPIEGKGSRPKNMTAYRSPPPYVPP, from the exons ATGTGGCCTCTTCAGTTGTTCGTTGACATCTGTTGGGGAGCACAAAGGCCTATCACTATGCACTATAAATGGAGAGACATGAGCTGTGGGGATGCCGGGAGGAGCAGGCTTCTTCCGGGCAGGACTATCCCACTGGTAATGGGGCTTCTGGTGGCCCTGGCCCAGGGCACTGTGCCGGCAGGACAGCAGGAGACCCTGGTAAAGATGATGTCTGTGGAACTGGAGGCTTCCATGCAGTCCTCTATGCTCTCTGAGCTTCAGGCGGCAGCGTCTGCAGTTAGCGAGGGACCGCCTGTAGCTATCCCAGATTCCTCTGCAGCGTCAGGGGGAGTGCACACTGGCATCCCTGACTCCACGGCAATCGTGGGCCAGGTGTTTCAGTTGAGGGTTCCACCAGGACCTGCCAATGGAAGCTGTAATGTCCAT CTCACAGAGATGGGAAAGGAGACCTTACCCTCCTGGCTACATTGGGACCGAGAAGGCTGCGTTCTCAGAGGCCTGGCTCTGGAGCAGGACAAAGGTGTGCATCATATCTTGGCATCTGGAGAAGACATAAAAGGCAAGAATGGCAGTCAAGTGTCCCCCAGCACTGTCTTCTCTATTGAGGTGTACCCGGAAGAGCGGGCAGACACTGAACCAGCCCTGCTCGCTCTCCAGTCTGATATCGGCGGCCTCCAACCCTTCACTTGTGGCACAGAGGAGCCTGTCACTGTCCTCACTATCATCTTGGATGCTGACCTGACAAAGATGGTTGCTGAACAGAGGGTCAACCTGCTGGGCATTATGCGAAAGTTCTCACATGTGCCCCTGGAGCACATGCGGGTGGTCCCTGTTGTCAACAACCGTTTGTTTGACATGTCTGCCTTCATGGCTGGACCTGGGAATGCCAAGAAGGTGGTGGAGAATGGGGCTCTGCTGTCATGGAAACTTGGTTGTGCCCTTGACCAGAGCAATATCCCTGACATCAGCAGTGTCCAATCCCCAGCAAAGGATGGGACCATGTCAGCCAGGCTGGGGTACCCAGTGGTCGGCTGGCACATTGTCAACAAAAAGCCCCATGGGGTGAAACGGGTCAGAAGGCAGTTATACAATACTCCTACTCCAGTGCCCTCCTTGCTTCCTCCCACCACTCACCCTGAGCCCCCTGTGCGTGTTGTTCCCACCCCAACATCTCCCTCTATTGCCCCAGCAACAGACAACTCTGCTCCCCCTGTCCGGGGCCCTTTGCCTCTGCCAGTGAAGCCCACTATCAGGGTCAGAGATCAGATAGCCCACACACCTGTGTTGGGGCCTCCCCAACCCACCAGAGTACTAGGAACCACGAGCACCATCCCTATCCAACCTACCATGACCCGGCCTACATTTGTGGAGGCCACTGCTTTGCCAACACCACCAAGCACCACCAAAAGGCCCAAGACATCTGCCACAAAGAAACCCAAGAAACCCAAAACCTCTACCCCAGCTCCCCGGGAACCTAAGACCACCACAGCGAAACCACCCCGACGCACCACCACTCTGTCTATGGCTCCAGACTTGAATCAAAACCCAGAGATCCGCAACCCCATTGATGAGGTGAATGCATGGGTTGGCACCTACTTTGAGGTTAAGATTCCTCCTGATACATTCTTTGACAGAGAGGATGGTACTACTGACAAGCTGCGTCTGACTTTGAAGCGAACCCCCAAAGAAGCGGTGAGTGAAACCTCTTGGATTCAGTTCAACAGCACAATCCAGCTCTTGTATGGTCTTCCAGAGGAGCAGCATGAGGGCAAACATGAGTACTTCATGCTGGCCACTGATAAGGGTGGCAGAAGCATCATGGATGCATTTGAGGTTCGTGTCAACCGTTGGTCAACTAATGACAAACCCTCAGTTGTGTTTGCTGCCCGTTTCCATGGCGATCCCAAAACTCTGACCAATGATGTCCAGAAGAAGATTGTTTTGGCCAAAAAATTGGCCTATGCCCTCGGCGATCGCAACAGCAGCACAGTGACCCTGAGAAGCATCACCAAGGGCTCCATTGTGGTGGAATGGACCAATAACAGTCTCCAGCAGAGTCCCTGTCCAAAGGACCAGATCACCGTTCTTAGCAACAGGATCTCTGATCCCCAAGGCACACCCAAACTGGCCTTCACCAAAGCCATGGAGCCTGAGTTCAAACCCATTAACATCTCCATTCGTGGCACCAACAAATGTCAGAGCTACACCTTTGTCCCACCAGGTGAAGTGCCAATGCCTGTTCTCCCTACAGCTACACCTTCACCAGGCACAGGTCGTAGGAGCAGTGACGATGTTTACTTACACACTGTCATCCCAGCTGTGGTGGTGGCAGCCCTGCTGCTGATAGCAGGGGTCATTGCTATGGTCTGCTACCGTAAGAAGCGCAAGGGTAAGATGACCATTGAGGAGCAGGCCACTTTCATCAAGAAAGGAGTCCCTATTATCTTTGCAGATGAGTTGGATGACTCCAAGTCCCCCCCATCCTCCAGTATTCCTCTTATCCTTCAGGAAGAAAAGCCCCCACTGCCTCCTCCAGAGTACCCCAACATGGCTGGCCCCCACAGTACCCTGCTCAACCAGGATCTGCTGGAGGAGTATTCCATCTATCAAGATGAGGATCCTAATGCCCCTCCTTACCAGCCCCCACCACCATTCACTGTCCCCATAGAGGGTAAAGGCTCTCGCCCCAAGAACATGACCGCATACAGGTCGCCACCCCCCTATGTGCCTCCCTAA